A window of Lentibacillus sp. Marseille-P4043 contains these coding sequences:
- a CDS encoding HI0074 family nucleotidyltransferase substrate-binding subunit, with translation MQATVIPVLSPDVTNVLKIFSCGIETKTPREALKQAYKIDWLDNEHAWLQMLRDRNETSQIYDEEKARSIHKNIISYFPEMKKTYTYLKAKFHESRSESFDD, from the coding sequence ATGCAAGCAACTGTAATACCTGTTTTATCCCCGGATGTCACCAATGTCTTGAAAATCTTCTCATGTGGTATTGAAACAAAAACTCCTAGAGAAGCGTTAAAACAAGCTTACAAAATTGATTGGCTTGACAATGAACATGCATGGTTACAGATGCTTCGTGACAGAAATGAAACATCCCAAATATATGATGAAGAAAAGGCAAGAAGTATTCATAAAAATATTATTAGTTACTTTCCGGAAATGAAGAAGACCTATACGTACTTAAAGGCTAAATTTCATGAAAGCAGGAGTGAATCCTTTGATGATTAA
- the mntA gene encoding type VII toxin-antitoxin system MntA family adenylyltransferase antitoxin: protein MINQRLKDQLYTTGQSMNAINKIILFGSRAVGDNTEKSDIDLAFIAPTMSEKEWNEFSFDLEEKLDTLLLVDLIKFENAPTELKNEIMKFGKTLYSAD from the coding sequence ATGATTAACCAAAGACTCAAAGACCAATTATATACAACTGGTCAAAGTATGAATGCAATTAATAAAATTATTCTATTTGGTTCTAGAGCAGTTGGGGATAATACTGAGAAATCTGATATTGATTTAGCCTTCATTGCTCCTACCATGTCTGAAAAGGAATGGAATGAATTTAGCTTTGATTTGGAAGAGAAATTAGACACATTGCTTTTAGTAGATTTAATCAAGTTTGAAAATGCTCCCACCGAATTAAAAAATGAAATTATGAAATTCGGGAAAACACTTTACTCAGCAGACTAA
- a CDS encoding aldo/keto reductase produces MQYITLNNGLTMPQLGFGVWQVPDEEATPSVSKALEVGFRSIDTAKVYENELGVGRALAKSDVPREELFITTKVWNSDQGYENTLKAFDTSLEKLGLDYVDLYLIHWPTPEYDEYVETYKAMEKLYKDGRVKAIGVCNFNIEHLQRLLDECEVVPAVNQVECHPFLQQKELKDFCKKHDIYLEAWSPLMSGGDVLNSTEVKAIADQYGKTPAQVIIRWHLQYNNIVIPKSVTPSRIEENFDVFDFELSDEDMQKMAELDRNQRKGPEPSEMNAR; encoded by the coding sequence ATGCAATACATTACACTAAACAATGGCTTAACAATGCCGCAACTGGGCTTCGGTGTATGGCAAGTACCAGATGAAGAAGCAACACCTTCCGTATCCAAAGCACTAGAAGTTGGATTTCGTTCCATTGATACAGCAAAGGTATATGAAAACGAGCTTGGGGTTGGGCGTGCATTAGCGAAAAGTGATGTACCGCGTGAAGAACTTTTTATTACAACAAAGGTTTGGAATAGTGATCAAGGATATGAAAATACATTAAAGGCATTTGATACAAGTCTAGAAAAACTAGGATTGGATTATGTGGATCTCTATTTGATTCATTGGCCAACACCTGAATATGATGAATATGTAGAGACATATAAGGCAATGGAAAAGCTATATAAAGATGGTCGTGTGAAAGCAATTGGTGTTTGTAACTTCAATATTGAACATTTACAGCGCTTGTTGGATGAGTGTGAAGTGGTACCAGCTGTAAATCAGGTTGAATGTCACCCATTCTTACAGCAAAAAGAACTGAAAGATTTCTGTAAAAAGCATGATATTTACTTAGAAGCATGGAGTCCACTAATGAGCGGTGGGGATGTTTTAAATAGTACAGAAGTAAAAGCAATTGCAGATCAATACGGCAAAACACCAGCACAAGTTATTATTCGTTGGCACTTACAGTATAATAACATTGTGATTCCAAAATCTGTTACACCATCACGTATTGAGGAAAACTTTGATGTGTTTGACTTCGAATTGAGTGATGAGGATATGCAGAAAATGGCCGAGCTTGATCGTAATCAGCGCAAAGGGCCTGAGCCAAGTGAAATGAATGCACGATAG
- a CDS encoding ABC-F family ATP-binding cassette domain-containing protein encodes MIVSSLQKVTQTFGANTIFSDLTCEINHGDRIGLIGRNGEGKTTLLDLLARKTEPAVGTVTWKKGLTVGLLEQSPDVDLGRKVEALLYDVFSSINEVKKKMTNLEQSMSHETDPDKLTRMVEKYGIMQEKFQEDGGYEIDSRIRRIMSGLQLTDLAEKEWQQLSGGERTKVGLAKLLLTEPDLLLLDEPTNHLDLPAIEWLTDFIKQYTGTVMIVSHDRYFLDENVTSIFEMDQGELIRYSTNYTDYVKEWANQANPPNDGLHRRAKSMEKALARMEIMKRPILEQKKIDLDFQMDKRSGKDVFIMENVLKEFGGKELFSGVNMHVRFQERIAIVGENGSGKSTILKMALGMEKVDEGMIESGSNLSIGFLSQHMLELNGERSILDEFRDQVHVAEEEARGILAKFLFYGKTVFQKVKSLSGGEQMRLRLAQLVHQNHNLLILDEPTNHLDIESKEVLEEALMQFTGTIIAVSHDRYFLNQLFPITYWLADKKMTRYEGSYTFAREKRNN; translated from the coding sequence ATGATTGTTTCAAGTTTACAAAAAGTAACCCAAACTTTTGGTGCGAATACGATTTTTAGTGACTTAACATGTGAAATAAACCATGGAGATAGAATCGGTTTAATTGGAAGAAATGGTGAAGGCAAAACAACATTACTCGATTTGCTGGCACGAAAAACCGAACCGGCAGTAGGGACTGTTACATGGAAGAAAGGATTAACGGTTGGCCTTCTAGAGCAATCCCCAGATGTAGATCTTGGACGGAAAGTCGAAGCTCTATTATATGATGTGTTTTCATCTATTAATGAAGTAAAAAAGAAAATGACGAATTTAGAACAATCCATGTCACACGAAACAGACCCAGATAAACTAACACGTATGGTTGAAAAATATGGAATTATGCAGGAGAAGTTCCAAGAAGATGGAGGGTATGAAATTGATTCTCGGATAAGACGGATCATGAGTGGGTTGCAACTAACCGATTTAGCTGAAAAGGAATGGCAGCAATTAAGTGGCGGTGAACGTACAAAGGTTGGGCTAGCCAAACTGTTATTAACAGAGCCCGATTTACTCCTACTTGATGAACCAACCAATCATTTGGATCTACCAGCGATTGAATGGCTGACGGATTTTATCAAGCAATATACGGGAACTGTCATGATCGTCTCGCATGACCGATATTTCTTAGATGAGAACGTAACATCCATTTTCGAAATGGATCAAGGCGAGCTAATTCGTTATTCGACCAACTACACAGATTATGTAAAAGAGTGGGCCAATCAAGCAAATCCACCTAATGATGGACTTCATCGCCGGGCAAAAAGCATGGAGAAAGCGCTCGCCCGAATGGAAATCATGAAAAGACCAATATTAGAACAGAAAAAAATTGATCTTGATTTTCAGATGGATAAACGTAGTGGGAAAGATGTGTTTATTATGGAAAATGTATTGAAGGAGTTCGGTGGAAAGGAACTGTTTTCCGGAGTTAATATGCATGTGCGTTTTCAGGAACGGATTGCGATTGTAGGTGAGAATGGAAGCGGAAAGTCAACTATACTGAAGATGGCTTTAGGAATGGAGAAGGTTGATGAGGGGATGATAGAATCAGGCAGCAATTTATCAATTGGATTCCTCTCCCAGCATATGCTTGAGTTGAATGGTGAGCGGTCAATATTGGACGAATTCCGGGATCAGGTCCATGTAGCGGAAGAAGAAGCTCGCGGGATACTAGCCAAATTCCTCTTTTATGGAAAAACAGTATTTCAAAAGGTTAAAAGTTTGAGCGGTGGGGAACAAATGCGGTTACGGTTAGCGCAATTAGTTCATCAGAATCACAATCTGCTTATCCTGGATGAACCGACTAACCACTTGGATATTGAATCAAAAGAAGTGCTGGAGGAGGCGCTTATGCAATTTACCGGAACCATCATTGCTGTTTCCCATGATCGCTATTTTTTGAATCAATTGTTTCCGATTACTTATTGGCTGGCTGATAAAAAAATGACTAGATACGAAGGAAGCTATACGTTTGCAAGGGAAAAACGCAATAACTAG